From Solanum lycopersicum chromosome 4, SLM_r2.1:
AGTGGTCAActtttaagatatatatatatatatatatatatatataatacacatataggttaataatataatcaatataaattaaatttattatatttaaatctaACAGATCATTTCATTTACGTTTAATTTTTACTTatgtaaattaaaattagttatttGACTTCTAAAAATATTGCACAGACACATTAAAATTGCTTTGCTTTGAATATCTTTTTCTAGAACATAATATTAGTATTAAAACATTGTAGAAAATGAACATAATAAGTAGTTTATATGATTtcaacaagaaaataataaaagatacatgaaatttagaagtttttttaatattattatttcttaaaagaggtgcgtttaactttttttaaaaaaaataataataagaacaagtCAACTATACCGCGTCACAAACGTAGTAAATATGCACTAGAAGCATATCTTATTGTACATTATATtgtaatattaaaagaaaatattgactttaTACTAACATTAAATCCAGAAAGTAAAGTTAAAATTAGTCTACATTCTGACCAACTGTAGGGGTCATAAATATAAGTATAACCAgacatatatatagataatatttaagagcagcataaaaaaatataatttttatcagtattaaatattaatattaatataaaatgctaaatttttttattagcaTCAATTAAGTGTTATTAGAACTAATATCGTTAAAAGTTTTaggaacatatacaaagagtcacaattactattaaaaatacatatttaacgataattaagaaatgattatttttgttatggtaaaaggaaaagaagaaggaacaaataaattttagttatatatgtatatatattgtcaacgtaatttttataattgatgTATTGGAATATGAAGTCAAGATGACAGACTTTATAAATCTTCATCTCGATAAATACTATGGCCATTTTCTTTTGTACAATTTACATTATAATTTTAGGAATGTGATTGCACTAATAACAGCACACAAGTTTCAAGTCCTTTTTctgaaatatgattttgtaaattaaattcCTAAAACCTCCTTTTCAAGACAATAGGTACTTATCTCAATGAACTTAGAACACTAAATCACATTTTacattttttggaattttcatgaaagttatatgccgatacacttttaattattatgttgtattttttCTTCGAAAGTCAATGTGGAAATAATTCTACGTCCTTGAACAAATCAATTATTGACTCTTTTTTTTCCAACGAACAACCACACTGTAAACCTTTGAATTcttcctaaaataaaaattgtactGTTTGACTCTTTTGTAGTAAGCATAATTTCTGTTTTTCtctttcaaaataattaggGTGCAACTCTGAAGGGAGAAAAATCTCAAATTCTTTTTATGTTCGGttagttaaattttttcttttaagaaataggtttcgaaaaaaataataaaaattactttgCTGGTACAAAAGTAGAGTAAAAAAGTTCCATATTTACTATGTTTTCAGCACCCTAGCTATAACATAACTCATCTTTACCCAACCCCAAAATCATACCACCAACCTCGCCCATCTGTCATAGTATTTATTCAGATTATATGtaaatgtatttaaaataatatttttaattttcatatcaaattaagaaaataaagaaaaaataacttattttttccTGAAGGAACATTTTTCTTCCTATCCAACACACCCTTAGTTAATGGGGTTTATTTTCCAAAATGtgtggagaaaaaaaaagtgtcaaCACCATTAATACTCTAAAATATATAGGCAATGATAGAGATAGTATATTAAGATGAGAAATTGGTTTATCAGACTCAGTCTATATAttgggattttttttaatttatttttataatcagTCTATTTGGGACTTAAGCTCATTTTCAAtggttatattattaataatgtgGACCTACACATAAAGCACAAagtctacttttatttttggctTATATGTTGTCACTTACCCAAAATATAGGGCACATTTTGAAGATGTATGAAACATGGAAAGTTACAATGAATATGCATGTAACACGGAGCTAGAAAGTctgtataaaaatttaaaatataaacttaaatttatttatttgaatatgatATTAATGTCAAAAGTTACAATGAACATGCATGTAACACATACATGTACAATAGGACGGAGCtagaaagatataaaaatttgaaatatgaacTTAGAACTTGTTTATTTGAAtatgatattaatattaaaagttaTAATAAACATGCATgtaacacacacatatatatataataagacGGAGCTAGAAAGTCACATAAAAATTCGAAATATAAATTCAATCAGAacttatttattcaaatatgaTATCTATgttaatatcttaaaatttaaattttacgaAGTTCAATTCGTATTTTCACTTCTATACGTGATGTCAatagttaattaacttaataggATTTGCATAAAGATGacaaatttaatgaataatacATCATTAGTTACACGTGTTATTAGGTAACAAAAGCTAccaaaaatcttttatttaccAATATTAAGGATTTATTACAAGTGCGATAATATGGGGCAAAAATTCAAACTTGAATAAATCCTTCaattatttttcctaatttgtagatttttaataatttaaaactataCCTTTGACCtattaaaaaagatttaatCTATTTTGTCAACCAATTTTTGCCTCTTTCTTCTGGAAAAAGGTTGATTACTTTTCAAATTAtagcttttaaaaaaagaaattcaaaaccAACATATAAAGAATAGCTAAAAATTAATCTTATTCttaatcaaaaaattcaaaattttatttagctatgaaattaattttacgaaatacttcttttaatataaattattttgaggtAAATCCGAATTTAATAGCACCTTATTAAACTAAACTTTTTCACATGGTTGGCTCTCATTTTGACAACTTTTAGAATGAGACATGCTGAAGATTTTCAACAAattaatgtttgtttctttttggGATAAATTGGAGTACTATTTTCACATTCTTGGAATTTCATGTGTAATCAAACATTTGATGAtcaatttcatattattcaacaacaaaaaaacaagaaacgtttaatcattatttttaaaaaagtttttctctttttactattttttcttgttttcattATAATAGACATGTCTCAACAATAGGCTTATTTTTCCAACGTTTTGACTTTTATGGCTAAAGAAATATTCCCTCGATCCCTATTTAGTTGTTCATTTTAGAAatgacacacatattaagataGAAATAATTTGTAtagtgaaattataattttattcgtacactaattatgttattattgttattgattaAAAGAATGCAAATTAAATCAGGCAAGTTGATCTGATACTATTGTAGCTTTATGATAAAACAATTTCTATACATGCTAAAATAAAGCGTGACACACTTTATAAACATAACAAGGAAGACTAGAAAAGATAGtactattttatataaatattatttatttcaatcaaTGGGAATTGAACGACTCAAACAAAGATATACattagagaaaaataaagatatataataaaaatgagaaagatggaaaattgtgaaatataaattcatatttaaaagtCGGCAATTAGAGGAACTTTCTTAGAAAAAAGAGAATAATGTGAATAGGTTGACTCTGTAAAACTATAGACTAAATTAGATGTATCACTTTTTAATCTTGGATATATGAGCTGTATTTAActcaaatcaatataaaaattataatgagTAGATGATTTTTCTCCAGTTCTTATAAATCTTATCCAAAGTGTTatgtgatgaaaaaatacaattgaatttgttgtcattattattattataataattcttatgcgaataaatataaaaatttagaaattctaatataaatatcgaatatCAAAATCCATCATTGTATGTTATACTTTCACttcctttttattgttttttcatgTCATCTCATACAATTGtcattcataatatttattggtTTCCGATATATTCCATTCTATACATTACTAGCTgcatttaacttttaaataacatagtatgtaaaaaattattctaGACCATCACTAGTATATCATGTGAATTATAATATTGAACTCTTTCATACTACAAGAGTAGTTCAACAATTTAACATTAGCTTCCTTATATCGTTGGTTTCACACctagatttctttttttattgaatcaattttaatttttatcgtAAATTGATGTTGATTATGGTTTCAGCAATTAGTTAATTTGTAGTATATAATTACAATTAATTGTGCTAAGGGGCAGAGCCAGATAGGGTCACGAGCTACTTAACAAAAAATACATATTCTATATTTGGCTTCTCTGTGTTTACTTTTCACACTTTCAACCCGCTTAGTGAAAATTTCAGCTTCCGCCACTGGCCCTAGACATAAACTTGTGTttaaagaatatcaaaataatgtGAAACAAGACTCAATCTTGACCAATGTTGCAGCCAAAAATACAGGAAGAGGAATGGTCTGCATTTTTCTTGCTTCATTGACTGGAGGAAACATCATCTGCAACACCAAAAAGTTTGTCTAGCcttttcaacaaatttttttatgatagcaaaagaagaaaattagacATGTGTGGATAAAGTCAAGTGAGAAAACAAACAGCCACTTTATCTCTCCATCTGCTACAACTTGCATCTGTTCAAATAAGTCCATAATTAGCCATATGTAAGTTAGGTACCTCGTAGAATTAGCGCCATATATGTAAGTTAGGTACCTCGTAGAATTAGCGCCATATATGTAAATTAGGTACCTCGTAGAATTAGTCTGGCGCAAACACCGCAGTtgttaaaaaaggaaaaaagagtaataTTTCCTTGACTTCAAGAGTAAAACAGAACAAGATAACCCCCAACAAAAGGAAGACAAAGAACTAGTTGGACAACACATAGAAGGTTGTTGTACAACTTTCTGCCCCCATCAAGAGAAGATGTGTGCAGGATATATCTTCACatatatattcacatatcaACCACAAAGTTTGTATAAGAAATGGGAACTTCCTCAATCCACACCAACCAAACAGGAGAAGTAAGGAAATATGTAGACAAGAGACACGTAAAAGAATGTTTATAAACTATCTCCATCAACCTACCTTTGGCGAATCCAACACACTTAAAGGgttaggtatatatatatatttaacttaCTTTTGCTAGAAACAAAATCCTAACACCAGTATTTTGTTAACATTTTGTGCAACCTTCTTTACAGTTCATCATAATCAGCGGACGCGCATTGCATGTGAGATGTCTTCTTACCTCAATACTCCTCAGCAGTTCTCATCGTGACCTTTAGAAATTTGATGTGGACAAGCTTTAACACGGAACAGAATTTGTTTTCTTGAACTGACGTTCAATTATCCTTGTGATCATGTGTTTGCTTTACAGTTTGTGAACCTCCTCCTTGCGAATCAGAGCTTTCTGCTTGTGAGACTAGATAGTCAAGTGCGACAACAATATCACTGATGATGGGGCGAAAACTGGCTTGCTCCTGGATACACATTGCAGTAATTGCAACTGCATGGTGCAAAGAGCGCACGGAAAACTGACCATTCAACAAAGGATCAACCATATGAACAAACTTTCTCCGGTCCTTGAGGAAAGGACGAGACTGAAACCAAGAGAAGAATTTCTCAGATCAAGAATCCTAGATGGAGCAGATAAAGATAAAAACatcttttactttaaaatttagTAAGATCAAAAGATTCATCAACGAGCTATTATTTCAGTTGAGATGACGGCTAAACTCTTTAAGCAGCTTACTTTGCTTAAACCAAACTCCAACAACAACCTTACCCTTATCCGGGAGGTGGAGTGCTTGTTTCCAATAGACCCTCGGCTCGATGAAACACATATAAAAGCAGCTTGGAAAAGGATGCACAgtaactaaaacaaaaaaagtacaaCAATTGAAGTACAAAAAGCAGTAAATAATCTACTGGAATCAGGTTGTGATCCAATCTACTGGCAAGCTCAACATGCAAGTTAGGAAGAGAATTAACAAGATTGGTTAGTAAAATATGCAACAGCATAGTTCAAATAGACGAAACACGGCAATGAACAAGCAATAACGGTTATCGATTGAATATAGATAGATTGTAAAATCTGAAAACCATAGTGCAAAATATTTGAGCAGGAACTATAAGTAGACAGAAATTAATATGCAGGCACAGTAGATAATATAAACTCACCCAAACAACTAGGTTCTGTTCTCCAGCCTCTTTAGAGTTGTCATAAGCCTTTCGCCCTGTTATTAACTCCAACAGCACAACACCTAAACTATAGATGTCAGATTTCAGAGTCAATTTTCCACTCATGGCATACTCAGGGGCACAGTATCCATAGGTTCCCATCACTCGCGTCGAAACATGGGTGTTTTCGCCGACAGGTCCCAACTTTGCAAGTCCAAAATCTGACAGTTTTGGGTTGAAATCATTGTCTAACAATATGTTTGAAGATTTCAAATCACGGTAAATAACAGGGGGATTCGCTTTGCAATGAAGATATTCAAGTCCATGAGCTGCACCAGAAGCAATTTTAAGTCTTGTGCTCCAACTCAGTGGCTTCTTTCCTGGTTCTACATCTACAATATCAATAGTAACATACTGTTCAGAGAAATGTGCTATTAAgcaatataaatacaaaattataacaaaatactATTTGATTATaagtaaattatataaaaattattcatcGCTCATAACAAAATACTAATACAAGCACACAGATAGGACATGAGCTTGTCCAGCACCTTCCACTACAGTAACCAATGAGAGCAATCCTGAAGATATA
This genomic window contains:
- the LOC101261326 gene encoding probable serine/threonine-protein kinase PBL21 encodes the protein MGCFSCMRFNRKDVRDFDEDMGSRSIKSSGKGIKGRSFGGKGGDSNNHKGNVARSFTFKELALATQNFREANLIGEGGFGSVYKGRLESGLVVAIKQLNLDGLQGHQEFIVEVLMLSLLHHKNLVNLTGYCTDGDQRLLIYEFMPMGSLENHLFDVEPGKKPLSWSTRLKIASGAAHGLEYLHCKANPPVIYRDLKSSNILLDNDFNPKLSDFGLAKLGPVGENTHVSTRVMGTYGYCAPEYAMSGKLTLKSDIYSLGVVLLELITGRKAYDNSKEAGEQNLVVWSRPFLKDRRKFVHMVDPLLNGQFSVRSLHHAVAITAMCIQEQASFRPIISDIVVALDYLVSQAESSDSQGGGSQTVKQTHDHKDN